One window of the Planctomycetia bacterium genome contains the following:
- a CDS encoding MBL fold metallo-hydrolase, whose protein sequence is MITRRRFLGSVAGSLAVTQAFAHARHQPKRYPKLTFYGSTQQVSGSCHLLECSKGLFLVDCGMFQADLPEPEKDNVEFPFDPKDVKAVFLTHAHIDHSGRLPLLCSKGFTGPIYCTDATRDITKVMLESSMSIMEDNRDEREPLGSIENVAQVLKQIVAVPYNRKFEKHGMTLRYTDAGHILGSSMVEFWVEGVKLLFTGDMGPDHTPILCKPTQHYGADAVLFESTYGPSARDFVSFDAFGKRLNDIINNGGSVLLPSFGLHKTQCLIFVLHDLMQKRILSQDIPIFCDSSSAQRATQIYSKYKEYYDPDALKQSKQEGGLFYRNRYRDARGDETLARHTMKNSEPAIYLSTSGMLDHAMSPKHLLKIAGSEKNAVFLVGFQAPGSVGAKLQAGERKIEIPWEERRGDKFEREMKETEVKLQVEKVTGFSSHARGQQILEWLGQFTSVGQAFVVHGDKDRATGLADAARKMDVQAKAPKRGESFIIEPGHRTKPGAVPALDTRPVAPSAIDK, encoded by the coding sequence ATGATCACCCGACGTCGATTTCTTGGCTCCGTGGCTGGCTCGCTGGCAGTTACGCAGGCTTTCGCTCATGCCCGTCATCAGCCGAAGAGGTATCCGAAGCTCACTTTTTACGGTTCCACGCAGCAGGTCTCCGGCTCGTGTCATCTGCTCGAATGCAGCAAGGGATTGTTTCTCGTTGATTGCGGCATGTTTCAAGCTGATCTGCCAGAGCCAGAGAAGGATAATGTCGAGTTTCCGTTTGATCCGAAAGACGTGAAGGCTGTCTTTCTGACGCACGCTCATATCGATCATTCAGGCCGGCTACCTTTGCTTTGCTCCAAGGGTTTTACTGGGCCGATTTACTGCACGGATGCGACACGTGACATCACCAAGGTCATGCTCGAATCGTCCATGAGCATTATGGAAGACAACCGCGATGAACGTGAACCGCTGGGTTCCATTGAAAACGTGGCTCAGGTGCTTAAGCAGATTGTTGCAGTGCCTTACAATCGCAAGTTTGAAAAGCATGGCATGACACTGCGGTACACCGATGCCGGCCACATTCTCGGCTCCTCCATGGTGGAGTTCTGGGTGGAAGGGGTGAAACTTCTCTTCACGGGCGACATGGGGCCGGATCATACGCCTATTCTGTGCAAGCCGACACAACACTACGGAGCCGATGCGGTACTGTTTGAATCAACATATGGCCCCTCGGCACGAGACTTTGTCAGCTTCGATGCGTTTGGCAAGCGACTTAACGACATCATTAATAATGGCGGATCGGTTTTGCTGCCCTCTTTCGGCCTGCACAAAACGCAATGCCTGATTTTCGTGCTGCACGATCTGATGCAGAAGCGTATTTTGAGCCAGGATATTCCCATTTTCTGCGATTCATCTTCGGCCCAGAGGGCGACCCAGATTTATTCGAAGTACAAAGAGTATTACGATCCGGATGCTCTGAAGCAGTCGAAACAGGAAGGCGGCCTGTTCTACCGCAATCGTTATCGCGATGCGCGAGGCGATGAAACGCTGGCTCGCCATACGATGAAAAACAGCGAGCCGGCGATTTATCTCTCCACCAGCGGTATGCTCGACCATGCCATGTCGCCCAAGCATCTGCTCAAAATAGCAGGCAGTGAAAAGAACGCGGTTTTCCTGGTCGGCTTTCAAGCCCCTGGCTCTGTTGGCGCCAAGCTGCAGGCTGGTGAAAGAAAGATCGAGATTCCGTGGGAAGAACGACGGGGCGATAAGTTCGAACGCGAGATGAAGGAAACAGAAGTGAAACTGCAGGTTGAAAAAGTCACTGGGTTTTCGAGCCATGCACGCGGACAGCAGATTCTGGAGTGGCTGGGACAATTCACTTCGGTGGGGCAGGCCTTCGTGGTGCATGGCGACAAGGACCGTGCTACTGGCTTGGCCGATGCTGCACGCAAGATGGATGTGCAGGCCAAGGCTCCCAAGCGGGGCGAAAGCTTCATTATTGAGCCAGGCCATCGAACCAAACCAGGTGCTGTGCCGGCACTTGACACGAGACCGGTAGCTCCTTCCGCTATCGACAAGTAA